A single region of the Salvia miltiorrhiza cultivar Shanhuang (shh) chromosome 8, IMPLAD_Smil_shh, whole genome shotgun sequence genome encodes:
- the LOC130999082 gene encoding SKP1-like protein 21 isoform X3 — MTEADSEIIKPEMLKAYVWLQTSDGSIQQVEQEVAMYCPFICQEIHSGMGSSKNYPISLPSRVNPSMLSLILDYCRFHQVPGRSNKERKSFDEKFVRMDTKRLCELTSAADSLQLKPLVDLTSRALARVIEGKTPEEIREIFHLPDDLTEEEKLEPIKNTMDDPRIRLLNRLYARKRKELKERERLKVITSLFLPCDNVEIEEERGDERSVDDLLSFINGGGEDSKGTRTSKNKKKSRKRKDLKAASTNCTSTSNNTSSSSNDVDLNKKETNELHSESDDGLAAEDEFDGIDPALKEKLDREVEDFARRLNSDWPEIMQEILSRGQERRPLPLTVNGNGSLRRYTSSDQRHK; from the exons ATGACGGAAGCTGATAGTGAAATTATAAAACCGGAG ATGCTAAAGGCGTATGTGTGGCTTCAAACTTCTGATGGTTCAATACAGCAAGTAGAGCAAGAAGTTGCCATGTATTGCCCATTTATATGTCAAGAAATTCATTCTGGCATGGGATCTTCGAAGAATTATCCCATCTCTCTTCCTTCACGTGTCAATCCTTCCATGCTGAGCTTGATACTTGATTACTGCCGATTCCATCAAGTACCAGGACGTTCCAACAAG GAGAGGAAGTCCTTTGATGAGAAGTTTGTTCGAATGGATACTAAAAGGCTTTGTGAACTGACATCTGCTGCTGACAGCCTGCAGCTGAAGCCACTGGTTGATCTCACTAGTCGGGCTCTTGCACGAGTAATTGAAGGGAAGACTCCAGAAGAGATCCGAGAGATATTTCATCTCCCTGATGATCTTACAGAG GAGGAAAAGTTGGAACCTATCAAAAACACCATGGATGATCCGAGGATTCGGCTATTGAATAGATTATATGCTAGGAAGAGGAAAGAattgaaagaaagagagaggttGAAGGTGATCACGTCATTGTTTTTACCGTGTGAT AATGTTGAGATTGAAGAGGAACGTGGGGATGAGCGTTCAGTTGATGACTTGTTATCATTTATTAACGGAGGCGGTGAAG ATTCCAAGGGGACTAGAACTTCTAAGAATAAAAAGAAGAGCCGTAAAAGGAAAGATCTCAAGGCTGCTTCTACAAACTGCACTAGTACTTCAAACAATACCTCTTCTTCAAGCAATGATGTAGATTTGAACAAGAAG GAAACAAATGAGCTTCATTCCGAGTCTG ATGACGGATTAGCTGCTGAAGATGAGTTTGATGGGATTGATCCTGCATTAAAAGAAAAACTTGATAG GGAAGTGGAAGACTTTGCGAGAAGGTTAAATTCAGATTGGCCAGAAATAATGCAAGAGATTCTTTCTCGAGGTCAGGAGAGAAGACCGTTACCGTTAACAGTCAATGGAAATGGTTCCTTGAGGAGATATACAA GCTCAGATCAGCGCCATAAATGA
- the LOC130999082 gene encoding SKP1-like protein 21 isoform X4, translating into MTEADSEIIKPEMLKAYVWLQTSDGSIQQVEQEVAMYCPFICQEIHSGMGSSKNYPISLPSRVNPSMLSLILDYCRFHQVPGRSNKERKSFDEKFVRMDTKRLCELTSAADSLQLKPLVDLTSRALARVIEGKTPEEIREIFHLPDDLTEEEKLEPIKNTMDDPRIRLLNRLYARKRKELKERERLKNVEIEEERGDERSVDDLLSFINGGGEDSKGTRTSKNKKKSRKRKDLKAASTNCTSTSNNTSSSSNDVDLNKKETNELHSESDDGLAAEDEFDGIDPALKEKLDREVEDFARRLNSDWPEIMQEILSRGQERRPLPLTVNGNGSLRRYTSSDQRHK; encoded by the exons ATGACGGAAGCTGATAGTGAAATTATAAAACCGGAG ATGCTAAAGGCGTATGTGTGGCTTCAAACTTCTGATGGTTCAATACAGCAAGTAGAGCAAGAAGTTGCCATGTATTGCCCATTTATATGTCAAGAAATTCATTCTGGCATGGGATCTTCGAAGAATTATCCCATCTCTCTTCCTTCACGTGTCAATCCTTCCATGCTGAGCTTGATACTTGATTACTGCCGATTCCATCAAGTACCAGGACGTTCCAACAAG GAGAGGAAGTCCTTTGATGAGAAGTTTGTTCGAATGGATACTAAAAGGCTTTGTGAACTGACATCTGCTGCTGACAGCCTGCAGCTGAAGCCACTGGTTGATCTCACTAGTCGGGCTCTTGCACGAGTAATTGAAGGGAAGACTCCAGAAGAGATCCGAGAGATATTTCATCTCCCTGATGATCTTACAGAG GAGGAAAAGTTGGAACCTATCAAAAACACCATGGATGATCCGAGGATTCGGCTATTGAATAGATTATATGCTAGGAAGAGGAAAGAattgaaagaaagagagaggttGAAG AATGTTGAGATTGAAGAGGAACGTGGGGATGAGCGTTCAGTTGATGACTTGTTATCATTTATTAACGGAGGCGGTGAAG ATTCCAAGGGGACTAGAACTTCTAAGAATAAAAAGAAGAGCCGTAAAAGGAAAGATCTCAAGGCTGCTTCTACAAACTGCACTAGTACTTCAAACAATACCTCTTCTTCAAGCAATGATGTAGATTTGAACAAGAAG GAAACAAATGAGCTTCATTCCGAGTCTG ATGACGGATTAGCTGCTGAAGATGAGTTTGATGGGATTGATCCTGCATTAAAAGAAAAACTTGATAG GGAAGTGGAAGACTTTGCGAGAAGGTTAAATTCAGATTGGCCAGAAATAATGCAAGAGATTCTTTCTCGAGGTCAGGAGAGAAGACCGTTACCGTTAACAGTCAATGGAAATGGTTCCTTGAGGAGATATACAA GCTCAGATCAGCGCCATAAATGA
- the LOC130999082 gene encoding SKP1-like protein 21 isoform X2, with translation MTEADSEIIKPEMLKAYVWLQTSDGSIQQVEQEVAMYCPFICQEIHSGMGSSKNYPISLPSRVNPSMLSLILDYCRFHQVPGRSNKERKSFDEKFVRMDTKRLCELTSAADSLQLKPLVDLTSRALARVIEGKTPEEIREIFHLPDDLTEEEKLEPIKNTMDDPRIRLLNRLYARKRKELKERERLKNVEIEEERGDERSVDDLLSFINGGGEDSKGTRTSKNKKKSRKRKDLKAASTNCTSTSNNTSSSSNDVDLNKKETNELHSESGNPSLHNKLLNDVCNATKLLDIEDDGLAAEDEFDGIDPALKEKLDREVEDFARRLNSDWPEIMQEILSRGQERRPLPLTVNGNGSLRRYTSSDQRHK, from the exons ATGACGGAAGCTGATAGTGAAATTATAAAACCGGAG ATGCTAAAGGCGTATGTGTGGCTTCAAACTTCTGATGGTTCAATACAGCAAGTAGAGCAAGAAGTTGCCATGTATTGCCCATTTATATGTCAAGAAATTCATTCTGGCATGGGATCTTCGAAGAATTATCCCATCTCTCTTCCTTCACGTGTCAATCCTTCCATGCTGAGCTTGATACTTGATTACTGCCGATTCCATCAAGTACCAGGACGTTCCAACAAG GAGAGGAAGTCCTTTGATGAGAAGTTTGTTCGAATGGATACTAAAAGGCTTTGTGAACTGACATCTGCTGCTGACAGCCTGCAGCTGAAGCCACTGGTTGATCTCACTAGTCGGGCTCTTGCACGAGTAATTGAAGGGAAGACTCCAGAAGAGATCCGAGAGATATTTCATCTCCCTGATGATCTTACAGAG GAGGAAAAGTTGGAACCTATCAAAAACACCATGGATGATCCGAGGATTCGGCTATTGAATAGATTATATGCTAGGAAGAGGAAAGAattgaaagaaagagagaggttGAAG AATGTTGAGATTGAAGAGGAACGTGGGGATGAGCGTTCAGTTGATGACTTGTTATCATTTATTAACGGAGGCGGTGAAG ATTCCAAGGGGACTAGAACTTCTAAGAATAAAAAGAAGAGCCGTAAAAGGAAAGATCTCAAGGCTGCTTCTACAAACTGCACTAGTACTTCAAACAATACCTCTTCTTCAAGCAATGATGTAGATTTGAACAAGAAG GAAACAAATGAGCTTCATTCCGAGTCTGGTAATCCTTCATTACATAACAAGCTTCTTAATGATGTTTGTAATGCAACTAAGTTGCTCGACATTGAAGATGACGGATTAGCTGCTGAAGATGAGTTTGATGGGATTGATCCTGCATTAAAAGAAAAACTTGATAG GGAAGTGGAAGACTTTGCGAGAAGGTTAAATTCAGATTGGCCAGAAATAATGCAAGAGATTCTTTCTCGAGGTCAGGAGAGAAGACCGTTACCGTTAACAGTCAATGGAAATGGTTCCTTGAGGAGATATACAA GCTCAGATCAGCGCCATAAATGA
- the LOC130999082 gene encoding SKP1-like protein 21 isoform X1: MTEADSEIIKPEMLKAYVWLQTSDGSIQQVEQEVAMYCPFICQEIHSGMGSSKNYPISLPSRVNPSMLSLILDYCRFHQVPGRSNKERKSFDEKFVRMDTKRLCELTSAADSLQLKPLVDLTSRALARVIEGKTPEEIREIFHLPDDLTEEEKLEPIKNTMDDPRIRLLNRLYARKRKELKERERLKVITSLFLPCDNVEIEEERGDERSVDDLLSFINGGGEDSKGTRTSKNKKKSRKRKDLKAASTNCTSTSNNTSSSSNDVDLNKKETNELHSESGNPSLHNKLLNDVCNATKLLDIEDDGLAAEDEFDGIDPALKEKLDREVEDFARRLNSDWPEIMQEILSRGQERRPLPLTVNGNGSLRRYTSSDQRHK; this comes from the exons ATGACGGAAGCTGATAGTGAAATTATAAAACCGGAG ATGCTAAAGGCGTATGTGTGGCTTCAAACTTCTGATGGTTCAATACAGCAAGTAGAGCAAGAAGTTGCCATGTATTGCCCATTTATATGTCAAGAAATTCATTCTGGCATGGGATCTTCGAAGAATTATCCCATCTCTCTTCCTTCACGTGTCAATCCTTCCATGCTGAGCTTGATACTTGATTACTGCCGATTCCATCAAGTACCAGGACGTTCCAACAAG GAGAGGAAGTCCTTTGATGAGAAGTTTGTTCGAATGGATACTAAAAGGCTTTGTGAACTGACATCTGCTGCTGACAGCCTGCAGCTGAAGCCACTGGTTGATCTCACTAGTCGGGCTCTTGCACGAGTAATTGAAGGGAAGACTCCAGAAGAGATCCGAGAGATATTTCATCTCCCTGATGATCTTACAGAG GAGGAAAAGTTGGAACCTATCAAAAACACCATGGATGATCCGAGGATTCGGCTATTGAATAGATTATATGCTAGGAAGAGGAAAGAattgaaagaaagagagaggttGAAGGTGATCACGTCATTGTTTTTACCGTGTGAT AATGTTGAGATTGAAGAGGAACGTGGGGATGAGCGTTCAGTTGATGACTTGTTATCATTTATTAACGGAGGCGGTGAAG ATTCCAAGGGGACTAGAACTTCTAAGAATAAAAAGAAGAGCCGTAAAAGGAAAGATCTCAAGGCTGCTTCTACAAACTGCACTAGTACTTCAAACAATACCTCTTCTTCAAGCAATGATGTAGATTTGAACAAGAAG GAAACAAATGAGCTTCATTCCGAGTCTGGTAATCCTTCATTACATAACAAGCTTCTTAATGATGTTTGTAATGCAACTAAGTTGCTCGACATTGAAGATGACGGATTAGCTGCTGAAGATGAGTTTGATGGGATTGATCCTGCATTAAAAGAAAAACTTGATAG GGAAGTGGAAGACTTTGCGAGAAGGTTAAATTCAGATTGGCCAGAAATAATGCAAGAGATTCTTTCTCGAGGTCAGGAGAGAAGACCGTTACCGTTAACAGTCAATGGAAATGGTTCCTTGAGGAGATATACAA GCTCAGATCAGCGCCATAAATGA